The Daucus carota subsp. sativus chromosome 9, DH1 v3.0, whole genome shotgun sequence genome window below encodes:
- the LOC108201309 gene encoding uncharacterized protein LOC108201309, which yields MRLGQSNDENRDEVLRQFASWVPSIGNGEFSNVDSTDSNLSEFDVDLPQRYCNMSKSNSIEKMIDAVFPNMEKQYHSPRYLGKRAILTPTNKTASYINSVIVDKLPGEAISYFSRDEAQEFGGSESEFPMCFPYEYLHKLNMPGVPAHELILKEGAMVMLMRNLDQTVSLCNGTRMIVTKCLKHSVQCEVICGSSVGLRFFIPRIECCPSDTKLTSEFIRNQLPLQICYAMTINKSQGQSLSFVGLYLPTHVFSHGQLYVAISRVTSPEGLQIFIDDEFGQCTCRTKNVVYPEVFYNIT from the coding sequence ATGCGTTTAGGGCAATCAAATGATGAAAACCGTGATGAGGTTCTGAGACAGTTTGCCAGCTGGGTTCCTTCTATCGGCAATGGAGAGTTTTCAAACGTAGACTCAACAGATTCAAATCTCAGTGAGTTTGATGTGGATCTTCCGCAGCGTTATTGCAATATGTCTAAGTCAAACTCAATTGAGAAAATGATTGATGCAGTGTTTCCTAACATGGAAAAGCAGTACCATTCGCCACGTTATCTTGGCAAAAGAGCCATCCTTACACCAACCAACAAAACTGCCTCTTACATTAACTCTGTCATTGTGGATAAACTTCCTGGTGAAGCAATTTCATACTTTAGTCGAGATGAAGCTCAAGAATTTGGTGGTTCTGAATCCGAATTCCCTATGTGTTTCCCATATGAGTACTTGCACAAACTTAATATGCCTGGTGTTCCTGCTCATGAATTGATTCTGAAAGAAGGTGCAATGGTGATGTTGATGAGGAATCTTGATCAGACTGTAAGTCTGTGCAATGGTACCAGAATGATTGTTACAAAATGTCTAAAACACTCTGTTCAGTGCGAAGTTATATGTGGATCATCTGTTGGCCTTCGTTTTTTCATACCAAGGATCGAGTGTTGTCCAAGTGATACAAAGCTGACTTCCGAATTTATTCGCAACCAGCTTCCCCTGCAAATCTGTTATGCAATGACTATCAACAAATCGCAAGGGCAATCTCTCTCTTTCGTTGGTTTGTATCTGCCCACACATGTTTTTAGTCATGGACAATTATATGTGGCTATCAGTCGTGTTACCTCACCTGAAGGTCTACAGATATTCATCGATGATGAATTCGGGCAATGCACGTGCAGAACCAAGAATGTTGTATATCCAGAagtgttttataatataacatag